The Vibrio aerogenes nucleotide sequence CCGCCTGCCATTTCAAACTTCTCCGCAACCTCAGTGAAATCTACCGACGCATCCAGTTCACACACACCCCGGAATGCGTTGTGCCACAGTTGTAACCGCTCCTCCGGGCCGGGTATGGTGAACTGCACCATGCTTTGAAACCGACGGGTGAAGGCTTCATCCATATTGCTTTTTAAGTTAGTCGCGATGATCACGGTGCCGGGAAAGTCTTCGATTTTTTGCAATAAATAACCGGTCAGCTGATTGGCGTGGCGATCATTCGACGAGCTGGCTTCAGTACGCTTACCGAATAGCGCATCGCCTTCATCAAAAAATAAAATCCACTCCTTGTAGCTGGCGGCATCAAACAACCGGGAGAGATTTTTCTCGGTTTCCCCGATATATTTGGAGACCACCATCGATAGATCCACCCGGTACACGTCGCGTCCGGTCGATTTTCCCAACAGAGCGGCGGTCAGCGTCTTGCCTGTCCCCGGTGGGCCGGAAAACACCGCACGATAGCCGGGTTTCACCTTGTGACTGAGCTGCCACTCCTCCATCAGCGTCTTGCCGTGCGCCAGCCAGGCGCGGATCTCTTCGATTTTGTCCATCACACGATAATCAAGCACCAGCTCCTCCCAGCTCAAAGGCGTTTCCAGCAAATGGGCTGGAAAGCTGGTACTGTGTTCCGGCCTTTTCCGTTCGCCGGTAATGAAGTAATTCAGCCATTGATCACTCAGCTGATAGACGCCGGACCAGCGTGGCAAACCAGCCTCCACCGGCAGCAGTTCGGTCACCTGTTCAGCCATCAGACGGTGTTTTGAACAGAGAATATTACGGGTATGAAGATGCCATTCGGGATTATTGGCACTGAGCAAAAAATTGAGGGTTTGTCCGGTGGGAAGAAAACCACCAAAGGCTTTATCCGTCACACCACCAAACTCGGTAAATGGCCGGTCAATCATCCCGTTCAGACCAAAGAAATAATCCAGCGCATCGGGCCGAATCGTTGGGGCAATGACAAGCGCCAGCGCCAGCCGTTCAAAGGTGTTCAACTGCCACTCGATCAAACAATCAGCATACAGGCTGCTGCCGGGCTCAAGAGATGGCGGCTCAATCTCCAGCCAGTGATGTTCGTGTCCTTCCTGCTTCAGGTAACTGCAGATGACCTGGCTGATCACTTGCATCAGCCACCCAGTTTCCAGATACAATGCCAGGATGTTTTGTTCTGCGGAGGAACAGCCTGACGGATCGCTCGTCGGCCGCAAATCTGCGACAACATGACTCTCATTCAGAACATGACTCTCAGTCAGAGCATTGCTTTCAGCCAGACCCCGCATACCGATTCCTTATACCAGTCATACAAATATGCACTTAATTGATATAAATAAGTGTAGTCGGCTATTTCAGGAACAGTTGATTTGTGGTGAAATTTTGCATGTTCGGTGAGAATAAACGGAAACCGGCACGAATACAGACATAAAAGTACCAAGTACCGGCATGAATACATCGATTAAAATACCTGTCTCGCTTCAGAGACGCCTGAACATAAACTCCAGCTCACATCCACAGGCATGAGCGTATTTCGCCAGCGTCTTCAGGGTCGGGTTGCCATTACCTTTCTCAAGCCTTGATATATTTGCTTCTTTCGTACCCATCCGTTCTGCAACCTGCAATTGAGTCAGACCAGCGGTTTCACGCATGGCAAGCAGAGTTTTGATTAATCTGAATTCAGGCGCTAAAGCATCATATTCAGCCTTCACCGCCGGATCTGAAAGCGCTTTGTTTTTTAACGACCGTAACGGGTTCATTGGGTTACCTCTCTCATCCGTTGATAAGCCAGTTGAATTTCTTTTTTGGGGACTTTTTGACTTTTCTTAACAAAAGTATGAAGCACAATGATATTGGTTCCCCTCAGATAGCAAAACAGTACACGCCCAATTCCTTCTCTGGCTTTTGCACGAATTTCAAACAACCCATTACCCATAGCTTTAGTATGAGGCTCTCCAAGATGTGCACCATATTGCTCAATCAACTCCAGTAACCTGATTATTCTGGCCTGAAGCTTTGGTGGCATCCCCAGAATGGTTTCCTCAACGCCATCATAAAACTCAATATTCCAACTCATCAGTTTGATTATCTCATAAAACTTATCTTATATGATAAGTTCAGATTGTCCAATATTTGCCATCATTCATTATCAATAAGATGCAAACACCAATATTCAGGCAACCAGCAAGGTCATCTGGATCATTCTGACAAACACTTCAGAGAAAAAAATGAGTTAAAAAGTTTTCAGGATTTAACGTCACTCAATATCACACTCGTACAACATGATTTTTCATAAACGGATCAGTTCAGGTGCAATGACATCACCTCAGTTCATCACCCCCAATGCTTTGAGTTTCCGGTACACGGTGTTTCTGCTGATGCCCAGCAATCTTGAGGTCTGGCTGATATTTCCCTGTGTGGCCTGATACGTTTGCACCAGCTGATTATCCAGCATTGTTTTGAGGTCAGACGGATTTTTGCCAGAGCCGGACATCGCTTTGTCGGACACATCTTTGTCGGGCATAGATTTTTCAGATATCGCTTTGAGCACAGACACCGGTTTAGCAATCAGGGAGCGGAGGATATGATCAGGTATATGTCCAAGCTGCAACATTTGTTCATCACCGGCCAGTAAACAGGAAACTTTCAGCAC carries:
- a CDS encoding helix-turn-helix domain-containing protein gives rise to the protein MNPLRSLKNKALSDPAVKAEYDALAPEFRLIKTLLAMRETAGLTQLQVAERMGTKEANISRLEKGNGNPTLKTLAKYAHACGCELEFMFRRL
- a CDS encoding type II toxin-antitoxin system RelE/ParE family toxin, translating into MSWNIEFYDGVEETILGMPPKLQARIIRLLELIEQYGAHLGEPHTKAMGNGLFEIRAKAREGIGRVLFCYLRGTNIIVLHTFVKKSQKVPKKEIQLAYQRMREVTQ
- a CDS encoding ATP-binding protein — translated: MRGLAESNALTESHVLNESHVVADLRPTSDPSGCSSAEQNILALYLETGWLMQVISQVICSYLKQEGHEHHWLEIEPPSLEPGSSLYADCLIEWQLNTFERLALALVIAPTIRPDALDYFFGLNGMIDRPFTEFGGVTDKAFGGFLPTGQTLNFLLSANNPEWHLHTRNILCSKHRLMAEQVTELLPVEAGLPRWSGVYQLSDQWLNYFITGERKRPEHSTSFPAHLLETPLSWEELVLDYRVMDKIEEIRAWLAHGKTLMEEWQLSHKVKPGYRAVFSGPPGTGKTLTAALLGKSTGRDVYRVDLSMVVSKYIGETEKNLSRLFDAASYKEWILFFDEGDALFGKRTEASSSNDRHANQLTGYLLQKIEDFPGTVIIATNLKSNMDEAFTRRFQSMVQFTIPGPEERLQLWHNAFRGVCELDASVDFTEVAEKFEMAGGQIINVLRQCALTAIRRGERVVYQDDILDSIRQEFRKENKLIV